Proteins encoded together in one Rossellomorea sp. y25 window:
- the infC gene encoding translation initiation factor IF-3, which produces MILNETIRAREVRLIDQNGEQLGIKTKNEALEIAERVNLDLVLVAPNAKPPVARIMDYGKFKFEQQKKEKEARKNQKIINLKEVRLSPTIDEHDFNTKLRNARKFLEKGDKVKASIRFKGRAITHKEIGQRVLDRFSDECKDVATVESKPKMDGRSMFLVLAPVNEK; this is translated from the coding sequence ATGATCTTAAACGAAACGATTCGTGCCCGTGAAGTACGTCTTATCGATCAAAACGGTGAGCAACTTGGGATTAAAACCAAGAATGAAGCTCTTGAAATCGCTGAACGTGTAAATCTTGATCTTGTTCTTGTTGCTCCAAATGCAAAACCGCCCGTTGCTCGTATCATGGACTACGGTAAGTTTAAGTTTGAACAACAGAAGAAAGAAAAAGAAGCACGTAAGAATCAGAAGATCATCAATCTTAAAGAGGTTCGTTTAAGCCCGACGATTGATGAGCATGATTTCAACACTAAGCTTCGTAACGCTCGTAAGTTCCTTGAAAAAGGAGACAAAGTTAAAGCGTCAATCCGATTTAAAGGTCGTGCGATTACGCACAAAGAAATTGGTCAACGTGTTCTGGATCGCTTCAGTGATGAGTGTAAAGATGTAGCAACCGTTGAATCAAAACCGAAAATGGATGGTCGCAGTATGTTCTTGGTGCTTGCACCAGTTAACGAAAAATAA
- a CDS encoding replication initiation and membrane attachment family protein gives MMKKHWNEIQPIDPYTVGTNGMLQEYDRKIITFLYQPLIGSVCYSLYMSLWGEVEENRLWSTDSTHYHLMNILSVNLQDVYEARMKLEGIGLLKAYEKRDNGDRSFLYELQPPLSPQEFFHDGMLNVYLYRKIGRTHYLRLKKFFTDESVDKQQYSNITRSFQDVFTSEQINFLHHDANVDSETKSGEQYMNYGRNEGIPLDDIDFDFQLLLAGLSESMVPRKAFTATVKETVLKLSYLYGIDPIQMKNIVLSSLDADDTIDIELLRKTARDWYGLQTGDQLPDLTTRIETKKPEPAYKPLSKEEELIEYLENTSPKDVLSDISNGGAPSKSDLQAVEEVLMSQKLPLGVMNVLIQYVLLKTDMKLTKGYMEKIASHWSRKKVTTASEAMDLAKKEHKQYLEWAEGKKENKTNRRRKPIRTEKLPEWFQEGEVEKENDSSQEEYDFEAEKKKLEEELKNFRK, from the coding sequence ATGATGAAGAAGCATTGGAATGAAATACAGCCAATCGATCCCTACACGGTAGGGACAAATGGGATGCTTCAGGAATATGACCGGAAAATCATTACATTTCTGTACCAGCCTTTAATTGGTTCAGTGTGCTACAGTCTTTATATGAGTTTATGGGGAGAAGTCGAAGAAAATCGGCTCTGGTCGACTGATTCCACCCATTATCACCTTATGAACATACTGTCCGTGAATCTTCAGGACGTCTACGAAGCGCGGATGAAGCTTGAGGGAATCGGCTTGTTAAAGGCATATGAAAAAAGGGACAACGGGGACCGCAGCTTTCTCTATGAACTGCAGCCTCCTCTTTCCCCTCAGGAATTCTTTCATGATGGTATGTTGAATGTGTATCTTTACCGGAAAATCGGCAGAACTCATTACTTGCGTTTGAAGAAGTTTTTCACTGACGAATCGGTTGATAAACAGCAGTACTCGAATATCACTCGATCCTTTCAGGATGTTTTTACATCGGAGCAAATTAATTTTCTTCACCATGATGCAAATGTGGATTCGGAAACCAAGTCTGGTGAACAATATATGAACTATGGAAGGAATGAAGGGATTCCATTAGACGACATCGATTTTGATTTTCAGTTATTGCTGGCGGGATTATCCGAATCCATGGTTCCGCGAAAAGCCTTTACAGCGACTGTGAAGGAAACGGTACTGAAGCTGAGCTATTTATACGGCATCGATCCTATTCAAATGAAAAATATCGTCTTAAGTTCCCTGGATGCTGATGATACCATCGATATAGAATTATTGCGTAAAACTGCACGGGATTGGTATGGGCTACAAACAGGGGATCAATTGCCCGATTTGACTACCAGAATCGAGACCAAGAAACCTGAACCAGCGTATAAACCCCTCTCCAAAGAAGAGGAGCTGATTGAATACCTTGAAAACACGTCTCCAAAAGACGTACTATCTGATATTTCGAATGGCGGTGCCCCTTCTAAGTCTGATCTGCAGGCCGTAGAAGAAGTGCTCATGTCACAGAAGCTGCCGCTTGGTGTTATGAACGTTCTTATACAATATGTCCTATTAAAAACAGATATGAAGCTGACAAAGGGATATATGGAAAAAATCGCATCTCATTGGTCGAGGAAAAAGGTTACGACTGCAAGCGAAGCAATGGATTTAGCCAAGAAGGAACACAAGCAGTATTTGGAGTGGGCTGAAGGGAAAAAGGAAAATAAAACGAATAGGCGAAGAAAGCCGATTCGGACAGAAAAACTCCCGGAATGGTTCCAAGAAGGAGAAGTGGAGAAAGAAAACGATTCCTCTCAGGAAGAATACGATTTCGAGGCAGAGAAGAAAAAACTCGAAGAAGAGCTTAAAAATTTTCGGAAGTAG
- the speD gene encoding adenosylmethionine decarboxylase has protein sequence METMGRHVISELWGCDFEKLNDVVGIEKTFVDAALKSGAEVREVAFHKFAPQGVSGVVIISESHLTIHSFPEHGYASIDVYTCGDLDPNIAAEYIADALGADTRETIELPRGMGPVQVKKSQAQAL, from the coding sequence ATGGAAACAATGGGTCGTCATGTAATCTCGGAATTATGGGGTTGCGATTTTGAAAAATTAAACGATGTAGTAGGAATTGAAAAAACATTCGTCGATGCTGCACTTAAATCAGGTGCAGAGGTTCGTGAGGTAGCTTTCCATAAATTTGCTCCTCAAGGTGTGAGTGGAGTTGTGATCATTTCAGAATCACATCTGACTATTCACAGTTTTCCTGAACATGGTTATGCCAGTATAGATGTATATACTTGCGGTGATTTAGATCCTAACATCGCTGCTGAATATATTGCAGATGCTCTTGGTGCTGACACGCGTGAAACAATCGAATTGCCACGTGGTATGGGTCCGGTACAAGTGAAGAAGTCTCAGGCACAAGCCCTTTAA
- a CDS encoding DUF1294 domain-containing protein has translation MGTLTGILYLYAIVINIIGFIIMGRDKRKAQRNEYRIKENTLWQVAILGGSIGAYMGMKVYRHKTKHKVFAFGFPLLVMLHSLLFIWLNTKL, from the coding sequence ATGGGTACATTAACAGGTATCTTATATCTATATGCCATTGTCATCAATATCATCGGTTTTATCATCATGGGCAGAGATAAAAGAAAAGCTCAGCGAAATGAATACCGCATAAAAGAGAATACATTGTGGCAGGTCGCGATTCTGGGAGGCAGCATCGGCGCCTATATGGGGATGAAGGTATACAGACATAAAACGAAACATAAAGTATTCGCTTTCGGGTTTCCGCTGCTCGTCATGCTTCATAGTCTGCTTTTTATCTGGCTGAATACTAAATTGTAG
- the rpmI gene encoding 50S ribosomal protein L35, which yields MPKMKTHRGSAKRFKKTGSGKLKRSHAYTSHLFANKSTKAKRKLRKAAVVSKGDFKRIRHMLDNLK from the coding sequence ATGCCAAAAATGAAAACTCACCGCGGCTCAGCTAAGCGTTTCAAGAAAACAGGTTCTGGTAAACTTAAACGTTCACACGCTTACACAAGCCATTTATTCGCAAACAAATCTACTAAAGCAAAGCGTAAGCTACGTAAAGCGGCTGTTGTCTCTAAAGGAGATTTCAAACGCATTCGTCATATGCTTGACAACCTAAAATAA
- the thrS gene encoding threonine--tRNA ligase produces MSEVVKIQFPDGNVKEFPKGTTTEEIAASISPGLKKKALAGKINNVLIDLRTGIQEDGAIEIVTPPGEDALEILRHSTAHLMAQAIKRLYPETKLGIGPVIEGGFYYDIDSEHTFTPEDLPLIEKEMKKITGENLEVVRKEVSRDEAQKMYEEIGDEYKLELLEAIPEGEQVSIYEQGEFFDLCRGIHIPSTNKIKEFKLLSIAGAYWRGNSDNKMLQRIYGTAFFKKEDLEEHLRLLEEAKERDHRKIGKELNLFMNSQKVGQGLPMWLPKGATIRRIIERYIVDKEERLGYDHVYTPVMGSVELYKTSGHWDHYQENMFPVMEMDNEDLVLRPMNCPHHMMIYKNGIHSYRELPIRIAELGLMHRYELSGALSGLQRVRGMTLNDAHIFVRPDQIKEEFKRVVRLVQEVYKDFDLKDYSFRLSYRDPEDTEKYFDDDEMWNRAQGMIKEAMDELDVEYFEAEGEAAFYGPKLDVQVKTALGKEETLSTVQLDFLLPERFDLTYVGEDGKQHRPVVIHRGVVSTMERFVAFLIEEYKGAFPTWLAPTQVQVIPVSPDVHFDYAKEVKEKLQAEGLRVEIDDRNEKIGYKIREAQMSKVPYMLVVGDNEIKETAVNVRKYGEQKSETISLEEFIGDITKEAKR; encoded by the coding sequence ATGTCAGAAGTAGTGAAAATTCAGTTCCCTGATGGAAATGTAAAGGAGTTTCCTAAAGGGACGACAACAGAAGAGATTGCTGCGTCCATCAGTCCCGGACTGAAAAAGAAGGCGCTCGCTGGTAAAATAAATAATGTATTAATCGACTTGCGTACAGGGATCCAAGAGGATGGGGCGATAGAAATCGTTACACCTCCAGGAGAAGATGCTCTGGAAATTCTTCGTCACAGTACAGCTCATTTAATGGCTCAGGCGATTAAACGTTTATACCCTGAGACAAAGCTCGGAATCGGACCGGTCATCGAAGGCGGGTTTTATTATGATATTGATTCCGAGCACACGTTTACACCAGAGGACCTGCCATTGATCGAGAAAGAAATGAAGAAGATCACTGGTGAAAACTTAGAGGTGGTTCGTAAAGAAGTCAGTCGCGACGAAGCTCAGAAAATGTATGAAGAAATCGGTGACGAGTATAAGCTTGAATTACTTGAAGCGATTCCAGAGGGCGAGCAAGTCTCGATTTACGAGCAAGGTGAATTCTTCGATCTATGTCGTGGGATCCACATTCCGTCCACTAATAAAATTAAAGAGTTTAAGCTGTTGAGCATCGCCGGGGCATACTGGCGCGGGAACAGCGATAACAAAATGCTTCAACGAATTTACGGTACTGCCTTTTTCAAGAAAGAAGACCTGGAAGAGCATCTGCGTCTTTTAGAAGAAGCGAAAGAGCGTGATCACCGTAAAATCGGAAAAGAATTAAACCTATTCATGAACTCACAAAAAGTGGGACAAGGTCTGCCGATGTGGCTGCCTAAAGGTGCAACGATCCGTCGCATCATCGAGCGCTATATCGTGGATAAAGAAGAGCGCTTAGGCTATGATCACGTGTACACTCCTGTCATGGGAAGTGTTGAACTTTATAAAACAAGCGGTCACTGGGATCACTATCAGGAAAACATGTTCCCGGTTATGGAAATGGATAACGAAGACCTTGTTCTCCGTCCAATGAACTGCCCTCATCATATGATGATTTACAAAAACGGCATTCACAGCTATCGTGAGCTTCCGATCCGTATCGCCGAGCTTGGTCTGATGCACCGTTACGAATTATCAGGAGCACTATCAGGACTTCAACGTGTACGTGGAATGACTCTGAACGATGCTCATATCTTTGTCCGTCCCGATCAAATCAAGGAAGAATTCAAGCGTGTCGTACGCCTGGTTCAGGAAGTGTACAAAGACTTTGATCTGAAGGACTATTCCTTCCGCCTGTCTTATCGTGACCCTGAGGATACTGAGAAGTACTTCGATGATGATGAGATGTGGAACCGTGCACAAGGGATGATCAAGGAAGCCATGGATGAACTCGACGTTGAGTACTTTGAAGCTGAAGGGGAAGCGGCATTCTACGGCCCTAAACTGGACGTTCAAGTGAAAACAGCCCTTGGTAAGGAAGAAACTCTATCAACGGTTCAACTGGATTTCCTGCTTCCGGAGCGCTTTGACTTAACATATGTAGGGGAAGACGGGAAGCAGCACCGTCCGGTAGTCATTCACCGTGGTGTCGTATCCACAATGGAACGCTTCGTGGCATTCCTGATTGAAGAATACAAAGGAGCATTCCCGACATGGCTCGCTCCAACGCAGGTTCAGGTAATCCCGGTTTCTCCGGATGTTCACTTTGACTATGCGAAAGAAGTGAAAGAAAAGCTTCAAGCTGAAGGATTACGTGTCGAGATTGACGATCGTAATGAAAAGATCGGCTACAAAATCCGTGAAGCACAGATGAGTAAAGTCCCTTACATGCTTGTAGTGGGAGACAATGAAATCAAGGAAACGGCTGTCAACGTCCGTAAATACGGAGAGCAGAAATCAGAAACAATCTCCCTTGAAGAGTTTATCGGAGACATCACAAAAGAAGCAAAACGATAA
- the rplT gene encoding 50S ribosomal protein L20, with translation MPRVKGGTVTRRRRKKVLKLAKGYFGSKHTLYKVANQQVMKSYMYAYRDRRQKKRDFRKLWITRINAAARMNGLSYSRLMHGLKLAGIEVNRKMLAELAISDEKAFNQLADAAKAQLNK, from the coding sequence ATGCCACGCGTAAAAGGCGGAACAGTAACACGCAGACGTCGTAAAAAAGTTCTTAAATTAGCCAAAGGTTATTTCGGTTCAAAACACACTTTATATAAAGTAGCAAATCAACAAGTCATGAAATCATACATGTATGCTTATCGTGACCGTCGCCAAAAGAAACGTGATTTCCGTAAACTATGGATCACACGTATCAATGCGGCTGCACGTATGAACGGTCTTTCTTACAGCCGTTTAATGCACGGATTAAAGCTTGCTGGTATCGAAGTAAACCGCAAAATGCTTGCTGAGCTTGCGATTTCTGACGAAAAAGCATTCAACCAATTAGCTGACGCTGCTAAAGCTCAACTAAACAAATAA
- a CDS encoding putative sporulation protein YtxC: MIEFIFKQKSDAVKLQEYLNKEFIQSWFHETLFQHTTHYNLTIEVSPFFKEREKLFNGVSHFVLNDKCMDWSESALKENYFYEDVDEINQILEVVSEMRMGERPELMELIGEWDEVKYVHDSLELLLEGKTPISFDSFSKFRLKNLQERLLLMVDLAIDEYKMEQEYQMFVHMLREYLASREQKMRTIHLYSTGYGYRFFDEDMKELTRQELTKAIDKRLLTNHPLYVDSYTIAPLLSIAPEKILVYGNGDHQLIRTLQNIFEERIDLLPLSYFPDTLLYPSWDIANE; the protein is encoded by the coding sequence TTGATTGAATTTATTTTTAAGCAAAAAAGTGATGCGGTAAAGCTTCAAGAATACCTCAATAAAGAGTTCATCCAATCATGGTTTCATGAAACGCTTTTTCAACATACAACTCACTATAATCTGACGATAGAGGTTTCCCCCTTCTTCAAGGAAAGAGAAAAGCTATTCAATGGGGTTTCACACTTTGTCTTAAATGATAAATGCATGGACTGGTCCGAATCAGCCCTGAAAGAAAATTATTTCTATGAAGATGTTGATGAAATCAATCAAATATTAGAAGTCGTATCAGAGATGAGGATGGGTGAACGACCTGAATTGATGGAGCTGATTGGTGAATGGGACGAGGTCAAATACGTCCATGACAGCCTGGAGCTATTGTTGGAAGGAAAGACTCCCATATCATTCGACTCTTTTAGCAAGTTCAGGCTGAAGAACCTTCAGGAGAGACTCCTCCTCATGGTGGATCTTGCTATAGATGAATATAAGATGGAGCAGGAATATCAAATGTTTGTTCATATGCTGCGGGAGTATCTAGCATCGAGGGAGCAGAAAATGCGCACGATCCATCTGTACTCGACGGGTTACGGCTATCGTTTCTTTGATGAAGACATGAAAGAGCTGACACGCCAGGAACTGACAAAGGCGATTGATAAACGATTATTGACGAATCATCCCTTATATGTTGATTCGTACACCATTGCTCCGTTATTATCCATTGCCCCGGAAAAGATACTCGTCTATGGAAATGGTGACCATCAATTGATCAGGACGCTTCAGAACATTTTCGAAGAACGGATCGATCTCCTGCCGTTGAGTTATTTTCCTGACACGCTTCTGTATCCTTCGTGGGATATCGCGAATGAATAG
- a CDS encoding sigma-w pathway protein ysdB has translation MLWLIRLVIFFIILYLLYRSVKYIMDPKRKLELAQEQKRFYFLDDQENVRKNFHVTYKGVLFEGEKYLGATEKSFEVVSIFVWSKNISSLKGLTQEDFQYLQNEIKERYPNAKLDWKSPIREFLQRKQ, from the coding sequence ATGCTTTGGCTTATTCGGTTAGTGATTTTTTTCATTATTCTTTATCTATTATACCGCAGTGTGAAATACATTATGGACCCAAAGCGAAAGCTGGAACTTGCCCAGGAGCAGAAACGTTTTTACTTTCTCGATGATCAGGAAAATGTACGTAAGAATTTCCACGTGACGTATAAAGGAGTTCTATTTGAAGGAGAAAAGTATTTAGGGGCAACAGAAAAATCCTTCGAGGTGGTTTCCATCTTTGTTTGGTCAAAAAACATCTCTTCTTTAAAGGGATTGACTCAAGAAGATTTTCAATACCTTCAAAATGAAATTAAAGAAAGATACCCTAACGCAAAGCTGGATTGGAAAAGTCCGATCCGTGAATTCCTTCAAAGAAAGCAGTAA
- a CDS encoding VTT domain-containing protein, translating into MDERLVAAFALMEASGYMAPVLFILFHILRQFLFIPVALVCMAGGVLFGSIFGTLYSLIGLTLLSITFYFVIKSFTSFYEKLLRLKEKWFGRNATLTTGQIAILRLIPFVHYQLLNLCLLERKKKLKPFIRASVISNIPLAFFYTVFGQYIKQFSPPILVMIFLALIVLFYLLREKVRVIEWREFFPGK; encoded by the coding sequence ATGGACGAACGGTTAGTTGCTGCATTCGCCCTCATGGAAGCTAGTGGATATATGGCTCCTGTTCTGTTTATCTTGTTTCATATCCTGAGGCAATTTTTGTTTATCCCGGTAGCCCTTGTATGTATGGCGGGAGGAGTGCTATTCGGAAGCATATTCGGCACTCTGTATTCATTAATCGGATTGACGCTCTTATCCATTACTTTTTACTTTGTTATAAAGAGCTTTACATCTTTCTATGAAAAGCTTCTGAGACTGAAGGAAAAATGGTTTGGAAGGAATGCTACTCTCACAACCGGTCAAATTGCTATACTGCGGTTAATTCCTTTTGTCCATTATCAGTTGTTGAACCTTTGTTTACTTGAACGCAAGAAAAAGCTTAAACCTTTCATCCGGGCCTCTGTTATTTCCAATATTCCCCTGGCGTTTTTTTACACGGTTTTCGGTCAATACATCAAACAATTTTCCCCTCCTATTCTCGTTATGATTTTCCTGGCACTCATCGTCCTATTTTATCTTCTAAGAGAAAAAGTAAGAGTGATTGAATGGAGAGAGTTCTTTCCGGGTAAATAA
- a CDS encoding M42 family metallopeptidase encodes MAKLDETLTMLKDLTDAKGVPGNEREVRNVMKRYIEPFADEMTTDNLGSLIAKKVGDENGPKIMVAGHLDEVGFMITQIDSKGFLRFQTVGGWWSQVMLAQRVTIVTGKGEVTGIIGSKPPHILPPEARKKPVDIKDMFIDIGASSREEVQEWGVKPGDMVVPHFEFTVMNNEKMLLAKAWDNRIGCAIAIDVLKNLKGQEHPNVVYGVGTVQEEVGLRGARTSASKIQPDIAFGVDVGIAGDTPGVSDKEASSKMGEGPQIILYDASMVSHKGLRDFVTNTADEHNIPYQFDAIAGGGTDSGAIHLTANGVPALSITIATRYIHSHAAMLHRDDYENAVKLITEVIKKLDKDTVAKITFD; translated from the coding sequence GTGGCGAAATTAGATGAAACATTGACAATGCTCAAGGATTTAACTGATGCAAAAGGTGTGCCGGGAAATGAAAGAGAAGTACGAAACGTAATGAAGCGATACATAGAGCCATTTGCAGATGAAATGACAACAGATAACCTTGGAAGCTTGATTGCTAAAAAAGTCGGAGATGAGAACGGACCTAAAATCATGGTGGCCGGTCATCTTGATGAAGTTGGATTCATGATCACTCAAATCGACAGCAAAGGGTTCCTGCGTTTTCAAACAGTAGGCGGCTGGTGGTCACAAGTCATGCTTGCCCAGCGTGTGACGATTGTGACGGGTAAAGGAGAAGTAACGGGTATAATTGGCTCGAAACCACCACATATCCTGCCTCCGGAAGCTCGTAAAAAGCCTGTTGATATTAAAGATATGTTTATTGATATCGGTGCTTCAAGCCGTGAAGAGGTACAGGAGTGGGGAGTGAAGCCAGGGGATATGGTTGTCCCTCATTTCGAATTTACGGTGATGAACAATGAAAAAATGCTTCTTGCGAAAGCCTGGGATAACCGCATAGGATGCGCGATTGCCATTGATGTACTGAAAAACCTGAAAGGTCAAGAGCATCCAAACGTGGTATATGGTGTAGGAACAGTGCAGGAAGAAGTCGGCCTGCGTGGAGCGAGAACGTCAGCATCTAAGATCCAGCCTGACATTGCATTTGGTGTAGATGTTGGAATTGCAGGAGATACACCTGGTGTTTCTGATAAAGAAGCATCGAGTAAAATGGGTGAAGGCCCTCAAATCATCCTTTATGATGCATCCATGGTTTCACACAAAGGACTTCGTGACTTTGTAACAAATACAGCGGATGAGCATAACATTCCTTATCAATTTGATGCCATTGCTGGTGGTGGTACAGATTCAGGTGCGATTCATTTAACGGCAAACGGAGTTCCTGCTTTATCGATTACCATTGCGACCCGCTATATTCATTCCCATGCAGCAATGTTGCATCGCGATGATTATGAGAACGCGGTTAAACTGATTACAGAAGTTATCAAGAAGTTAGATAAAGATACAGTGGCGAAGATTACATTTGATTGA
- the dnaI gene encoding primosomal protein DnaI, with translation MERINNTLKRLAASGSFQQRYEQMKKEILENNDVKDFIRRNEDRVTGEMVNESLMKLYEYISQSKECRYCPSLQECKNMMEGYDPHLVIRGNTIDIDYHRCPRKVIHDERTSAQRLIKSLYVPKDILQASFSTLDLDSKSRLEAVRLAKNFVETYTEGTKMKGLYFYGKFGVGKSYLLGAMANELAEKKIGSLIVYVPEFFREIKQSLGDNTVNEKLEMVKSAPILMLDDIGAETMSSWGRDEILGTILQYRMLENLPTFFTSNFNFSELTHHLTYSQRGEEEKLKAARIMERIKYLSQPVLIDGRNRRE, from the coding sequence GTGGAAAGAATAAACAACACCCTGAAAAGGTTGGCGGCTTCTGGTTCGTTTCAACAAAGATATGAGCAAATGAAAAAAGAGATTCTTGAAAACAATGATGTGAAGGATTTTATTCGCAGGAATGAAGACCGTGTTACAGGGGAAATGGTGAATGAGAGCCTTATGAAGTTATATGAATACATTTCTCAAAGTAAGGAATGCCGTTATTGCCCTTCTTTACAGGAGTGTAAGAATATGATGGAGGGGTATGATCCCCACTTAGTGATCAGGGGCAACACAATCGACATTGATTATCATCGCTGCCCTCGAAAAGTCATCCACGATGAAAGGACGAGCGCCCAGCGTCTAATCAAAAGCCTGTATGTACCGAAGGATATTTTACAAGCATCTTTCTCAACCCTTGACCTTGATTCGAAAAGCCGTCTGGAAGCAGTGCGGCTTGCAAAGAATTTCGTGGAGACCTATACAGAGGGCACGAAAATGAAAGGACTCTATTTTTACGGGAAGTTCGGGGTCGGCAAGTCCTATTTGTTAGGGGCCATGGCCAATGAACTCGCCGAGAAAAAAATCGGTTCTCTTATCGTGTATGTTCCCGAGTTCTTCAGGGAGATCAAACAATCACTCGGTGATAATACGGTGAATGAAAAGCTTGAGATGGTAAAATCAGCCCCGATACTCATGCTCGATGACATCGGCGCAGAAACGATGTCTAGCTGGGGGAGAGATGAGATCTTGGGGACGATCCTCCAGTACAGAATGCTTGAGAACCTGCCTACATTCTTCACCTCCAACTTCAACTTCAGCGAGCTGACTCATCATTTGACATACAGCCAAAGAGGAGAAGAAGAAAAGCTGAAGGCGGCAAGGATCATGGAGCGGATTAAATATCTATCCCAGCCTGTGTTGATTGATGGAAGGAATAGAAGAGAATAG
- a CDS encoding cytosolic protein: protein MSGIRTLFKRFQSECETSDKHEDKDLQSRYYKSMHQGAFNAVLELFSSSEYEVISQSKDRGEITVRKNGTPQLFIVATVITVRPFETAVDFKVSADKGKVFGTYTVLKAQISHYYQKLDSELTKVK, encoded by the coding sequence ATGAGCGGAATACGTACCCTGTTTAAACGATTTCAATCAGAATGTGAGACATCTGATAAGCACGAAGATAAAGACCTGCAATCACGATATTATAAATCCATGCATCAAGGTGCATTTAATGCAGTACTAGAGTTATTCTCATCCTCTGAATATGAGGTGATTTCCCAGTCTAAGGACAGAGGGGAAATCACGGTTCGTAAAAATGGGACTCCCCAACTGTTCATCGTCGCAACAGTCATCACCGTAAGGCCTTTTGAAACGGCAGTCGATTTCAAGGTGAGTGCAGACAAAGGGAAGGTCTTTGGTACATATACGGTGTTAAAAGCGCAGATCAGCCATTATTATCAGAAGCTTGATAGTGAATTGACAAAAGTGAAATAA
- a CDS encoding dUTP diphosphatase → MNIEKLLDMQEKLDQHIEEEHGLQNADLIEKKILALLVEVGELANETRSFKFWSKKSSSSKEVILEEFVDGIHFILSLGLEIGIQQFDLGETNYGNEDVTKQFLEVFKAANHFAEERSVGHFQQLFRHYVYLGELLGFSHEEVFDAYVKKNEVNYNRQKEGY, encoded by the coding sequence ATGAATATTGAAAAGTTATTGGATATGCAGGAGAAGCTGGATCAGCATATTGAAGAAGAACACGGATTGCAAAACGCAGATTTAATTGAAAAGAAAATCCTTGCCCTGCTTGTAGAAGTTGGGGAACTGGCAAATGAAACAAGAAGCTTTAAGTTTTGGAGTAAGAAATCATCTTCATCAAAGGAAGTGATCCTTGAAGAATTTGTAGATGGAATCCATTTCATCCTATCACTGGGACTTGAAATCGGCATCCAGCAATTTGATTTAGGGGAAACCAATTACGGAAATGAAGATGTCACGAAACAATTCCTGGAAGTATTCAAAGCGGCCAATCATTTTGCTGAAGAGCGTTCCGTTGGGCATTTTCAACAATTGTTCAGGCATTATGTGTATTTGGGTGAGCTGTTAGGGTTCTCTCATGAAGAGGTATTTGATGCTTATGTAAAGAAGAATGAAGTGAATTATAATCGTCAAAAAGAAGGATATTGA
- the nrdR gene encoding transcriptional regulator NrdR produces MKCPSCQHNGTRVVDSRPADEGRSIRRRRECEECTFRFTTFEKVEELPLIVVKKEGVREEFSREKILRGLIKACEKRPVPLERLEKISTDIEKELRNQGASEVESVKIGEMVMDQLAKVDEVAYVRFASVYRQFKDINVFIDELKELIKKE; encoded by the coding sequence ATGAAATGCCCGTCTTGCCAGCATAATGGTACCCGAGTGGTGGACTCCCGGCCTGCTGATGAAGGACGTTCGATCAGGAGAAGAAGAGAATGTGAAGAATGCACTTTTCGCTTCACGACCTTCGAGAAGGTAGAAGAGCTTCCTTTAATTGTGGTGAAAAAAGAAGGGGTAAGAGAAGAGTTTAGTCGAGAGAAGATTTTGAGAGGGTTGATCAAGGCTTGTGAGAAGCGCCCGGTACCTCTTGAGAGATTAGAAAAGATCTCAACGGATATTGAAAAGGAACTCCGAAATCAAGGTGCTTCTGAGGTAGAATCCGTTAAGATCGGTGAGATGGTCATGGATCAACTTGCCAAGGTAGATGAAGTTGCATACGTACGCTTTGCATCTGTTTATCGACAGTTTAAGGATATTAATGTATTTATAGACGAACTGAAAGAATTAATAAAAAAAGAGTAG